The following nucleotide sequence is from candidate division WOR-3 bacterium.
ATGGTCTGAGTTTCAGTTATGCAGGTCTTAAGACAGCTGTCCTTTACTACACAAGGGACAATCCGGGGTATGATATAGATGACGTTGCGGCAAATTTCCAGGAAGTGGCATTAGAACACCTGACCCGGGTTGCGGAGAGGGCACTCCGGGAAACCGGAGTCAGGCATTTGGGATTAGTCGGGGGCGTTACCGTTAATGTCAGACTGCGCGAGAAATTTCAAGTCTTGGCAAAGAAGACCGGTGTTTCGCTCCACGTTGCGCCGGTGCAATACTGTACTGACAATGGAGCGATGATCGCACGTGCTGGCATGGAACGGTTCAAGCGATTCGGCCCGTCAGACCTGTCAATAGACGTCATCGCGCGGGAGCGACTGGAGGAACTACCGCACCCTGACTAAGAAACGGAGCAACGGAGACGGGGAGACCCGGTGACATGGAGAAACTAATACTGGAGACACACTACGTTGAAGACACGTCCGCAACGCGGACTGGAGACACATCGCTGCGCTCCTGAAGACACGCTACGCTGACAAACGGAGTATCACGTTATCCAGTATCGAGTATCAAGTATCAGGCGTATTAACGATACTAACGCAATTAACGGAAGTAACGATATTAACGAGAATAACGAACTAAATGGTAATAACGGTAGTAACGAGCCTAACGTTTTATATCAATTTCGCAATGCGCAATTCGAAATTCGCAATGCTGTTCAGATGTATTCTATCGTGCTCGGTGGTTTGGGCGAGAGATCATATAACACCTTGGTGACCTCTGGTATCTGGCTGGTGATTTTCTTCTGTATCTTTTCCAAAATAGCATAGGGAACACGGGTCGGCGATGCGGTCATGGCATTCTTAGATTGCACGCTGCGAACGACGATGATGTTCCCGAATGCTCGCTTGCCTTTTCTTATTCCGGTCGCCCGGTCATTCAACAGAACCGCAAATGTCTGGAATGCACTGACATTCTTCATCTCACGCTCGACGATCGCGGTTGCCTTGCGTAGCAGCCGAACCTTTGCCGGTGTTACCTCGCCCACGACCCTCGTTGCCAGTCCGGGTCCGGGGAACGGCATCCGTTGATGGATCGACGATGGCAGCCTGAGTGCCTTTCCAACCTTACGGACATCAGGTTTGTATAACGTCACAAGAGGTTCAATCACATTGAGTCCATACTTGCGGGGATTGATTCCGATCTGAGCGAGCACATTATGCTGTGATTTTATTTTGCCCTTTGTTTCCGCAACATCAGCTGCTATCGTGCCCTGTATGAGGTACTTGGCCTTATGTCTGCGCACTGCCTTGCCCAGGGTCTTATAAAAAGTGTCGCGGAAAGCCTTGCGCATATCTTCAGGATCTTCTTTTCCTTTGAGCGCCCTGAAGAAATCATCGGCCGCCCGCACGAGTACGGTCCGTATGCCCCGGCTGCGCAGCAGCGAGGTTACTTTCTTGGGTTCACCTTCCCGCATGAGTCCGTCGTCTATGAATACTGCGATGAGATTCCAACCCAGGGCACGGTGTGCAAGGAAAGCGCAGACCATTGAGTCGACACCGCCGCTCGTTGCGCATAGTGCCGTATCATGTCCGACCTGATTATGAATTTCTTTTGCCTTTTCGTCAACAAATCTTTTCGCATTGAATGCCATCAAACCTCCTTAGATGTATCATATTACATATGGGCAGAGGTGTGTCAATGTCCTACGTAGAGTGGTGCCCGGTGGGAGAATGTCCGCTTACAAATGTTGCTTTTAATCCCCGATAGGTTATATCCAGTGAATTGCACAATGCAACACAATGTCATATGTTGAAATTTGACTGATGATAAAAAGGGCTTGACTCGTAAGACGAGCGGGCGTATAGTTTGCCAAAATAGAGGTACGATGTATCTATCAGCGGCACTCATTTTACATGATTGGGCGAAGCTGTTCAACAAGAATTGGCTTTCGTGCTGCATTTACACATTTTGTGTTGTTCTGCTTGTTTGTGGATGTGGCAACGAAAATTGTTTCATGAAGCCATATATAACGTCTGGCGAACGGGAGCCTGCTGTATCGCCGGATGGAGAATTCATAGCATATACTAATGAAGGTAAAGACGAAATATGGTTATTTGAAGTTGCGACGGAAGAGAGCGCATATCTTACTGATGGAAGTCTACCAGATTGGTCGCCAGATGGTGAATGGATAGTGTATGTCAAGAATAGGAATATTCATAAGATAAATGTTGCGACCAAAGACGTTACGCAACTAACTACGTGGGGCTCGTGTTTCTTCCCCGCTTGGTCACCGTCTGGTAACCGCATCGCGTTCGACACAGACTATGATGACCCAGAAGGAGCCAAAGTAATTTGGTTAATGGACACTAATGGCACAAATCTGAAAGATATCAGTGTACATGGAACCGGTGAATGGCGCCAGCCCAAATGGTCACCTTCAGGTGTCCAAATTGTTCACATTAGGTATGTAAACGTGACGTACCCGGAGATTTTCGTCATGGATTCTTCAGGACAGAATGGCGTACGGTTGACTGACAATCTGATTCTCGACGAGAGTCCCGTATGGTCGCCCGCTGGATCAAGGATCGCTTATGTCAGCGCATCCGAGTATGTAGACTATAACATTTGGACAATGGACACAACTGGCGCCAACACTGCACAACTAACATCAACCGGTGGATGCGATCCAACCTGGACCCCAGATGGTAACTGCATTGTCTACGCCATGGAGGAGATAACTGAAAAAGCAACCTACATCGAAGTTGTCTATCACCTATGGATAATGAATACGGATGGTACAGAGAAAAGACAATTGACTTTTGGCAACAGCGGGGGCAGATCTGGAAAATAGATCATATTCTATTAATCATCTGCTTTGATTGTTTGTTCTCTTCTACAATGAGAAGATTCAAGAAATATTGTTATTCAATCATTTGCTGTCTGTTAATGATTCTCATGTGCGCGAATGAAGAAGATAATGCCCCGTATACTAACATATCACAGACAATTGGTAAATCTGTTACGCCGTCAGTAGCAGTCGGAAATGATGGAACTGTGTATGTTGTTTGGGCCGAGAGTACGGGCGTAAATAATTTTGAGATATTTTTCACAGAGAACCTTGGCAATGGTTGGTCTAATCTCGTAAACATATCCAATAACACGACCTATTCTGTGGCACCAACTATGGCAACAGACGGCTCAGGCAACGTCCATGTCTGTTGGTGGGATTTTATTTTCGAAGGCCCAGACAATATGGCATTGTATCGCATGCGCCGGCTGATGGGACATGGGACACTATTCAAGTTGTTGCCCATTCAGCCACGGTGTCCGGTTCGGTGGTCAGATTGCCGCGAATTGCCGCTGGCCTTGATGATGTGGTTTATGTTATGTGGTGGGGTTACATAGAAGAATCAGGGTTGCGTTATCGGATAAAGACAGGTGACCAATGGTCAGATATCATGACGGTACCCGGTTTGCTTGCCCATAATCCAGCTCGCCTAACAGTTGACGTGTACAGGAATCTTCATATTGCATACGAGGGTAGTGATGCAATTCACTATGAAATGCTTACAGCGGGCGGTACCTGGCAAAATTTCACTACCGTAAATGAAGGATCTCAATTCCGTCTGCGACCAGATATAACCACTGACGGGACTGGTGTTGTTTACGTAACCTGGAGTATGCCGGATGAAGAATATTACATTTACTATTCAGAGAATAGTGCCGGTACGTGGGCATCACCAACAAAATTACCCATGCATAAGCCCGACGATATTGGGTTTGAGAGTGCACTTGACGTCGATGGCGAGGAGCGTCTGCATTTCGTGTGGCAGAACAGGACAAAAGATTCAACCACAAATCAATATGGCGAGACCGACATATACTACGTCTATCGATTAGTCAGTGGTGCGTGGAGCAGTGTGTACAATATTTCTAATACTATGGGCATTTCGTTAATTCACGAAGGTTGCCTTGCGGTGGACGAGCAAGGAGGTGCCCATATTGTCTGGGCAGATAACGAATTGGGCGATTATGATATTTTTTATCTAAAGATACCCGAAGACAGCCTTTAGAACGACGATTGGTTTGGGATGGCTCTGGGGTCAGGTCTTGACTATTGACAAATCAGCATACCTAATATCAAAACAAAAGTTTTAATACCCCTGAACATCAAGTCAGGTATGGCGAAAATGTGAGAATTGTCAATAGTCAAGACCTGACCCCAATGGTTGGCGGGCGTTTTTATTGACTTTTTGCTTTTTTTCGCTACAATAGGCAAAATGAAGAAGATTGCGATATGCAATCAGAAAGGCGGGGTCGGCAAGACCGCGACTGCGGTGAACATTACGGCCGGGCTTTCACTGGCCGAGAAGAACGTTCTTCTGATCGATATTGATCCACAGGCCAATTCAACGAGTGGTTTGGGGATCGATTACAAAACCCTGAGCAGATCAATATATGATTGTCTCTATGAACCAAGTCTGGTCAGAGAGATAACCTTGAAGACCAAGTGGCCCAGGATATCGGTTCTTCCTTCGACGACCGATTTAGCAGGCGCCGAGATTGAACTCGTTGACGAGGCTGACCGGGAATCCAAACTGAAGAACGTGCTGTCACTCATCGGTTTCGAATATGATTTCGGGATCATCGACTGCCCGCCGTCGCTCGGTCTTCTTACGATCAACGCACTGGTCGCTTGCGATAGTGTAATCATTCCAATTCAGTGTGAATATTATGCATTGGAGGGCCTGGAGAAATTGTTGAAAACATTGAAGGCGCTGAAGAACGATCTGAACAAGAATCTCGTGATCGAGGGTATTCTCTTGACGATGTACGATGCAAGGTTGAATCTGGCAAAAGATGTCGTTGAGGATATCCAAACGCACTTCCCAGACGTTGTCTTCAAGACCGTAATCCCGCGGTCGGTACGGGTCGCCGAATCGCCTTCACATGGAAAATCAGCAATTCATTATAATATTGTATCTTCGGGGTCTCAGGCTTATCTGAGTTTGACAAGGGAGCTTTTAAATCATGCGTAGACGGGCATTGGGCAAGGGCCTTGAGTCGCTCATTCCGACCAAGGAAAAGGAAGTCTTTCAGGAAGGTTATCGGATGATCCCGATAAATGCTATTAAGAGGAATCCATATCAACCAAGGGCTCCGATTGACGAGTCCGAAATCAGGGATCTGGTCGCATCGATAAAAGAGAAAGGGGTCATCGAGCCAATCATCGTGAAGCGCAGTGGCGACGGTTTTATACTCGCTGCCGGCGAAAGACGTTTGAAGGCGGCGCGTACTGCTGGCCTTAATGAGATCCCTGCCGTAATCAGGGATCTGAGCGAGCAGGAATTGCTCGAGATCGGTCTGATCGAGAACCTTCAGCGTAAGGATCTGAATCCGGTTGAGGAAGCTCAGGCCTATGAACAGCTGAACAGTAAATTCAAACTAACTCACGACCGGATAGCGCTTCTCGTTGGTAAGGACAGGTCGACCGTGACCAATGCTTTGAGGCTCTTGTCGCTTCCCAGGCGAGTCGTAGATTACTTGAGAACTGGTAAGATGAATGCCGGACACGCGCGTGCTCTTCTGGCACTGAACGATGAAATGCAGATCGTCCATATTGCCGAGCGTATCGTTGCGGAAGACCTATCGGTCCGCCAGGCCGAGGCAATTGTCAGGAAGCTGGGCAAGAAACCGCGCATTACACTGGCAAAGAGCAAAGAGCCGAACATCGTCATGCTCGAAGAAGAACTCTCTAAACTGCTCAGGACGAAAGTAAGCATTGAGTGGAAGAAAAACCGGGGTTCGATAGTCATCCACTGCCTGAGTGTAAATGATTTCAATCGCATCTACGAATATCTAAAAAGAAGTAAGAAGTAGATAATAGCCTTCAATATTCGCTTAGCATTACTCATTTGTAACGGGTGACAATTGTCTCTCTTGGAAGAATTCTACATGTGTGCGGTTTGAAATTTGGGATACACGGGCTGAAGTGGTCGGCGCTCGTTGCAGGTATTGACTTGACAACAATTCTTAGCTATAATTTTTAGAAATGCATATACCGGAAGTTATTGTAATTTCGAAGAATAAATACGAAAAATTAGGGGTGTTGCTCGAAGAATTTTGCAGTCAGGCTAACACAATCTGGGCTTTGTTTTCGACTCTTGCTGGCCAGTTGGTTGTCCAGCGTGGCTTTGTTGATTCATTCGATGTCCTAACGATCAATGCGGTTGCCTGCAGTATCTTCAATTCAACGATGGAACTTGCTCATATTGTTGGTGACAAAAAGTTTTCCAGTTTCTTGCAGGAGGGCGCCAGTGCTAGTATGTACTATACTTGCATTGATGATGATTATCTGTTAGTGACTCTCTTTGATAATCGCACACTGCCTGGTTTGGTAAGGGTCGCGGCCGCTGATTTTTGTGCCGAGGCTGTAAGAATACTGGAAACTGAGGGATGAAAACAGAACAAACATTCGATAGTTTTTATATTTATGAGGGAAACAGAGTAGCCTTCAGTGCAGCAAAGAAGATCGTTGAATTTCCCGGCGTAGTATTCAATCCACTCTATATTTACGGGGGCAGAGGTTTGGGCAAGACTCATCTACTCTCGGCTATCAACCTCGAGTTGACCAAGACGCATACTTCGTATTTCCTCACCGCAAAGCAGTTTGAAACAAAATTCAAAAACCGTGGTGGTTTAGATGCACCTTTGGTTGTGGACGATATTCACGAAATCGGCGATGAATATAAGAAGAGGTTGAGTGAGGTTTTGGAACAGGCACTCCGCGACAATATTCAGGTATGTTTCTCCGCAAATGCCTTACCGCAGACTATCAGCGGGTTCACGCCAAGAATATGTAATATGATCAATGGTGGTCTGATTTGTGAGTTATTGCCGCTCGAACAAAAGATCCGGAAGGATATTATTAGAATAAAAGCTGATGAAGCGGGTATTATCCTGTCCGATGAGATCGTCGAAGAATTAGCTTGTATTCCGGTCGGTTCTGTTGGCGTGATCGACAACATGGTCAGGCGCCTTGTAACCTATTCGTCTCTGGGTAACCTGGCGATCGATGCAAATAGCATTAAGTTTATTCTTAAAGAGCTGTTTCCACAGAAGAAAGTGTCTCCAATACCTTCCTTGTTGAAGGAGACAAACCGAGATGATGTCTGGGGTCTTGAAGATGTTGAGGCTCCGTCTGTCAAGGAAGAATACCAGAGGCGGATTTCTATTTGGAGAAAGAGAGGGTTTGATGTTTCTCTTCTGAAAAAGTCGTCGTCGAAGGACACGCTCGAACTGAGACGCGCATATCATGACTATGTAGAAAGAGTGAGAAGGTTAATTAGACTGCAAAACATCTTTGCCAGCATAGACCGCAAGAAATCACCAGCCGATGCGATGAAGATCGAAATGCGATTATTCAACCCTGATAGCATAGTGGAGATCGAAAAACTCCTCCAGGTATCTGGTGAGTCCGAGCGAAGCAATAGAAAATGGCGTAAGTTCAATGAATTCATCCTGGGCTTCTGCAATAAGCTCGTATGGGATGCTTATCACGATAAGGTGCTGGATAAACTAGGAGAGTATAACCCGTTTGTTATCCTGGGAAATAGTGGTACGGGGAAGACTCATTTTCTTGAAGCGGTCTGTGATGATCTGCTGTCTCGTAATATATCAGTGATGTATCATGATCTGCGAAGTGCGGGGGAGAGCGGATTTCCAGGTTCTACTGTCGATCACGACGTTTTGTTATTGGACAATTTTGATGCGGTCTTCAATGCTTCTGAGAGCTTTATCAATGATATTGGCGAACTCCTTGAGAGATTCAGAGGTGAAGGAAAGCAAGTGATCATCGCCTCTGTTCATCCGTCCACAGGAGTTGGGTTACCAGCTTCGCTCAAGGGTATTTTTGATGAAGGCAAAGTTGTGGAACTTGAAAAACCTTCGGCCGATGTTATCAGCCAATATGTCAGAAGAAAGATGCCCTCCGACGCGGAAGAAACGTTTGATGACATATTCAAAGAAGGGATTCCGGAATTTGAATCGTTCTACGACATAGATTATTTTCTGCACGGCGCAGGTAGTGATGAGTCAGGTATTGTACCACTTGGGTTGCCTGGCGAGGGAGAAACGGTAGAAACCGAGACCGAGAGCACGAGCGACGCAGCTGCTGAAAAGGTTTTGAAGCAGGCAAAGTCTGAAGTCACAGTAGATATCCACGATGATGACAATTACATGGTTCCCGAGGTGCGAAATGAATTGCTCATGGAAAGATTTTGAGAGATTGGTGGATTTGCGGATAACAACGGGGAACATCCATGGCGATTAAAGGCTCCTTGGTCGAGGCATCACTGCCCGAGGTAATCCAACTCCTTGCATATTCACTCAAATCAGGTTGTCTATCCGTGACCGATGGCAGTAATTTCGGCAATATCTTTCTACAGGACGGCAAAATAGTTCATGCCACAATACTCAAACGTGATTCACGACTTGGAGATTCCCTGCTTGGGAGGCGTCTCTTTGACAAGAATATTCTTAAACAAGCTCTTGGTGTTCAAAAGGCAAAGAAAAAAAGGATCGGAGAAATCCTCGTTGAGATGGGCGCAATTTCACGTCAGATCCTAGAAGAAGAATTAAAACGTCAAATCGAAGACGCGATATTCACTATGCTCACATGGAATAAAGGTTATTTCAATTTCGAGGAAGGATTGCTGCCGGCGGCTGGCGAGCATACTATTCAGCTTTCGTCGAAGGATTTGCTGTTGGGGAGCGCCAGACGCATCCCAACATGGCAGGAAATTCAGGAAAGGTTACCGCCCGCCGGGAAGATCCTGGTCGCGAAGGAAGATGGAAAAAGTCTTGAACTTACTGAATCGGAAGAGAGAGTCTTAGCATTGACTGACGGCGAAAAGAGTATCGATGAAGTTGTGAAGAAATCGGGGATTGATTTCCATGAAGCGTGCAAGGCAGTGTATGTTCTGTTGACCGCCGGTGTTATTGAAGAGCCGAAGACCCGTGTTGAGAAGAAATTCGTATCTGGTGATGAGGGCGAGCACAGGAACATGGGGCTTGCATACTATCAGAGTACGCAATATGATGAGGCCGAGAATGAATTCACAGAAGTTCTCGACGATGATCCTGAGGACACCGAGGCTTTGTTCTACCTTGGTATGATTGCACTTGCGCGCGGTAATGACGACAGTGCAAAGGATTATTTGGAGAGGGCGCTCCAGAAGGAAAGGCGTGTGTCAATACTCTCAAATATGGGGTATCTCTTCATTCGCGTGAAGCTTTTTAAGGAAGCGATTGATTTACTTGAGGAAGCACAGAAACTCGAGCCTGATAATTTAAAGGTAAATCTGAATC
It contains:
- a CDS encoding ExsB family transcriptional regulator; this encodes MAFNAKRFVDEKAKEIHNQVGHDTALCATSGGVDSMVCAFLAHRALGWNLIAVFIDDGLMREGEPKKVTSLLRSRGIRTVLVRAADDFFRALKGKEDPEDMRKAFRDTFYKTLGKAVRRHKAKYLIQGTIAADVAETKGKIKSQHNVLAQIGINPRKYGLNVIEPLVTLYKPDVRKVGKALRLPSSIHQRMPFPGPGLATRVVGEVTPAKVRLLRKATAIVEREMKNVSAFQTFAVLLNDRATGIRKGKRAFGNIIVVRSVQSKNAMTASPTRVPYAILEKIQKKITSQIPEVTKVLYDLSPKPPSTIEYI
- a CDS encoding DPP IV N-terminal domain-containing protein, producing MKPYITSGEREPAVSPDGEFIAYTNEGKDEIWLFEVATEESAYLTDGSLPDWSPDGEWIVYVKNRNIHKINVATKDVTQLTTWGSCFFPAWSPSGNRIAFDTDYDDPEGAKVIWLMDTNGTNLKDISVHGTGEWRQPKWSPSGVQIVHIRYVNVTYPEIFVMDSSGQNGVRLTDNLILDESPVWSPAGSRIAYVSASEYVDYNIWTMDTTGANTAQLTSTGGCDPTWTPDGNCIVYAMEEITEKATYIEVVYHLWIMNTDGTEKRQLTFGNSGGRSGK
- a CDS encoding AAA family ATPase — protein: MGKMKKIAICNQKGGVGKTATAVNITAGLSLAEKNVLLIDIDPQANSTSGLGIDYKTLSRSIYDCLYEPSLVREITLKTKWPRISVLPSTTDLAGAEIELVDEADRESKLKNVLSLIGFEYDFGIIDCPPSLGLLTINALVACDSVIIPIQCEYYALEGLEKLLKTLKALKNDLNKNLVIEGILLTMYDARLNLAKDVVEDIQTHFPDVVFKTVIPRSVRVAESPSHGKSAIHYNIVSSGSQAYLSLTRELLNHA
- a CDS encoding ParB/RepB/Spo0J family partition protein, producing MRRRALGKGLESLIPTKEKEVFQEGYRMIPINAIKRNPYQPRAPIDESEIRDLVASIKEKGVIEPIIVKRSGDGFILAAGERRLKAARTAGLNEIPAVIRDLSEQELLEIGLIENLQRKDLNPVEEAQAYEQLNSKFKLTHDRIALLVGKDRSTVTNALRLLSLPRRVVDYLRTGKMNAGHARALLALNDEMQIVHIAERIVAEDLSVRQAEAIVRKLGKKPRITLAKSKEPNIVMLEEELSKLLRTKVSIEWKKNRGSIVIHCLSVNDFNRIYEYLKRSKK
- a CDS encoding DnaA/Hda family protein, with translation MKTEQTFDSFYIYEGNRVAFSAAKKIVEFPGVVFNPLYIYGGRGLGKTHLLSAINLELTKTHTSYFLTAKQFETKFKNRGGLDAPLVVDDIHEIGDEYKKRLSEVLEQALRDNIQVCFSANALPQTISGFTPRICNMINGGLICELLPLEQKIRKDIIRIKADEAGIILSDEIVEELACIPVGSVGVIDNMVRRLVTYSSLGNLAIDANSIKFILKELFPQKKVSPIPSLLKETNRDDVWGLEDVEAPSVKEEYQRRISIWRKRGFDVSLLKKSSSKDTLELRRAYHDYVERVRRLIRLQNIFASIDRKKSPADAMKIEMRLFNPDSIVEIEKLLQVSGESERSNRKWRKFNEFILGFCNKLVWDAYHDKVLDKLGEYNPFVILGNSGTGKTHFLEAVCDDLLSRNISVMYHDLRSAGESGFPGSTVDHDVLLLDNFDAVFNASESFINDIGELLERFRGEGKQVIIASVHPSTGVGLPASLKGIFDEGKVVELEKPSADVISQYVRRKMPSDAEETFDDIFKEGIPEFESFYDIDYFLHGAGSDESGIVPLGLPGEGETVETETESTSDAAAEKVLKQAKSEVTVDIHDDDNYMVPEVRNELLMERF
- a CDS encoding tetratricopeptide repeat protein, which encodes MAIKGSLVEASLPEVIQLLAYSLKSGCLSVTDGSNFGNIFLQDGKIVHATILKRDSRLGDSLLGRRLFDKNILKQALGVQKAKKKRIGEILVEMGAISRQILEEELKRQIEDAIFTMLTWNKGYFNFEEGLLPAAGEHTIQLSSKDLLLGSARRIPTWQEIQERLPPAGKILVAKEDGKSLELTESEERVLALTDGEKSIDEVVKKSGIDFHEACKAVYVLLTAGVIEEPKTRVEKKFVSGDEGEHRNMGLAYYQSTQYDEAENEFTEVLDDDPEDTEALFYLGMIALARGNDDSAKDYLERALQKERRVSILSNMGYLFIRVKLFKEAIDLLEEAQKLEPDNLKVNLNLSIARYNLGELDRADRGFQHVLSISEDLITPYLYLSLINVKKGDVKTAIALLSSAVERFPESAAFKNNLALLRESIEENETAESLYLEALLLQPGDNVLLKNIANLYYRLGLYGGALDYYEQIPENDRDARTSVRLGRVYLLKGDGNNALNQWKRAQALDPKNDRLRQEIEILGDFISV